The DNA region GGAGGTCAccactgctccctgccctgggatccACTGTGGGGCTGTAGTTTGGTGGGGAAGGGTGCTGTGGTGATTATTGCAATACCCAGTGCTGggctctggccaggagctgtgctccatggcagggcagagccccaaACAGCAGTGGAGGCTGGCCCTCCACTCACACCGTTCTCATTGTGGCTGCAGTCAGAGAGCCCGAAGGATGCAGCATCTGCACCCCCCAAAGCTGAGCCCCCGAAGGCTGAACCCCCAAAACCTGAGCCTGTGAAGAGCCCCGAGCCCGCGAAGAGCCCCGAGCCACCTCCTGGCAGAGGGAAGAGCCCGGAGCCGGTGCTGAACGGGGCAGCAGAGAACGGGCTGGAGGGCGCAGCCCCCGAGGCACAGGGCGATGACGGCCAGGGGCTGTCCCGCCGCAAGGTGGTGCGGGTGGTGCGCAAGGTGGTGCGCAAAGTCCTGCCCGGGGAGGACGCTGGCactgccaaggagccaggccGAGATGCCAAGTCTCCTGAGCCGGTGCCACCCCcgaggaaggaggaaggagggcGTGCTGCCgtcccagctcccccagccccgccaCCTCCCCCCGCCGTGCTGcccgcagcccctgccaagCCGGAGCCCAGGGATGAGATCTCAGAGGGGCTCAAAACCCTCATGGCCAAGGGCAAAACCAAGGAGCACCGGCCGCGGCTCCGGccaggggacaggcaggagaaGCCCCGTGAGCCTGCTGGTGGGGACACAAAGCTGTCCCCGTCCCCGGGCGCTGAAGCCAAGCCAGAGCCACCAGTGCAGCTTTCAGGAGGGAAAGCGGAGCCGGCAAAGGCGTCTGCTCAGAAACCCACAGCCCTGGAGAGGCACAAGGTACCGGTGTGTGCAAAACAGGGGATGCTCTGACCCCCAGTGCAGCATGGTGTGAGCTCACCTGCATGGTTTGCAGTGGTTTTCAGATGTGTGGTGCGGGTGGGAATCACTTTTTTGgggcagctgtgtgtgctgtagCCACTCCATCACGCTGCCCCTTGTCTCCCCTCCATTTCATGTGGagaagaagctgcagaccaGCGAGAAGCGGCAGACCCCTGTGAAAAATGCCCCGGCTGCCCCCCAGCAGGTGTGTAGGATGGTGACACAGGTCCCTGGACACTGTGGGTACACACTGGTACCCAGCTGTGCCTTCACCCTGGGACCCGCCCCAAGCACTgatgggctgcagggctgggagggccTTTGCAATGGCCCTGCTGGTGCCCatgtgccagggctgtgaggGCTGTGGGACAGCTGGCCTGGAGCTAATGGTGCTCTGCCTCCAGGCTGCCCCAGGCCCTGCttcccctggccctgcttccCCTGGCCCTGCGTCCGTGCTGAGCCCATCTGAGGAGGCGCAGCTCCGGCTGGAGAGGATCTTCACCACTTCTGTAACTCCAGAGGTGTTGGTGCTTGCGTGTTGCACTCTCAGGGATGGGGAGGCATGGGcagcctgtggctgccccagaTATGCCATGTGCTCTGCACACAGTGACTGTACCCCTGTGTCTGGCTGCCAACCCCATGGTCCATCTGtgggtgacactggcagcagggAATGGATGACCAGGGCTGTTGGTGGGTTTGGGAATCGTTGCCCAGactgtgctggggatggggaactgcctgcatccctgcaggtgctgaAGCACACTGTGGTGGCTGGGATGGATGAtgtcctggtgctgctgtgtgatCATGGCCATGCCGGGGCCCTGTGGCTTGTCAGGGTGCTGCTTCTGCTCTCTGCCTCTCACCccctctcttctttctctcctcCTTCCTTGCTGCCGTTAGCTGGACCCCGCCGCCTCCGCCTCGGCACCCAGCCAGGTACTGTACCCCCGTCCTCAGGAGCCCTCTGCCTCCACCAGCGACCCCCTGCCATCCTCTGTGTGCCTCTGGGCTGGCGTCTGCGCCCGCGCCTCCTGCTGGAGTGTAAGGCTtcccccatcccaccctgctccGTGGGCTGCCATGGGGCCAGCGGGGCAGCCGGGGCTGGGTGCCTCTCCCCACCCCAGCGAGGTCATTCGGGAAGCCAGACGTCCCAGGAGGGTGCCCTCAgtggagggggcacagctggagcgGGCAGGGGTGTGGAGCAGGGTGTGAGGGGGCATAGTGCTGGCATAGGCAGGATGCATGGCTCGTGCCGGAGCAGCTGTGGCACGTggtgctggcagagctcagagcgGGGTCAATGCAGTGACCCCCAGCCCCACGGCTTTGGCAGCACGGCCTTGTGGGTAGTGTACTTccaccctgctgcccacagtggTGGCCGTGGCATGAGGAGTGCCCACAGGGCTTGGCACAGCGGTGCTTTGCCCCTGCTTGCTCCCCATCTCCTCTTTCCGTGCTGTGTGcggggcagggctgagcccttCTCGCCTTCAGCGCCTCTCTCGGCCTCGCCAGGGTCCAGCGGACGATGCGCCGGCAGCTCCCCTCGGCCccgtccctgctgcagctcaggtttGGCTTTGGAGCTCGTCCTGCTCTCCTGTGCCAGGGACATCCCCGCTGTGCTGGCCACCAGCCTGGCATTTCCCATGGCAGAGTCCTGTGCCACGTCCTGTGTCATTCCATTATGTGCCTCAGTGTGTCCTGTGTCCCTACAGCATGTCCTTGCAGcatgtcccatgtccccataGCATGTCTGGTGTCCCTGCATCCTGACATGTAGCTGGCTGCTCTCAGGGCTGTGGTTTGGGAGCTTGGCCCCTCTAGGTTCACCCGAGGTGGCTGTAATGGGTGTTCCTGTGGGTCACTGTGTCTTTATGTCTGCCCCAAGCTGTGGCAGGGCCCTGGTGgtctctgcagccctgcaccCACTGGGATCCCCAGCGGGCAAAGTGGGGACATACTGGGAGGGTTTGTGCCTTGTGGAGGTGGCCTGGCTGTACAGTACGTGCCCCTGTGGTCAgtcagccctgctccctccagccccagggatgaGGGGAGGGGgtgaggcagggcaggggacaggtcACCACAGCCTCTCCACATCTGCTGTCCCACAGGCCAAGACAGAGGAGCAGATAGCAGCTGAGGAGGCCTGGTACGAGACCGAGAAGGTGTGGCTGGTGCACAGAGATGGCTTCTCCTTGGGtgagcactgctgggacacagcacccCGTCCTTTCTGTGGCACAGTGAGCCCCCCCTGACccccctgcagtgtccctggggGCTGCCAGCCCGGCCCCTCTGAGTGCCCCGTGCCCCTCACAGGCAGCCAGCTGCGGCCGGAGGCGGGCAGTCCCCTGCCTGAGGGCAAGGTGAAGGTGAAACTGGACCACGATGGAGCCGTCCTGGAGGTGGAGGAGGACGATGTGGAGAAGGtagggctgcggggcgggggcCGGCAGGGCCGATCCCCATTCCCCGCCTGACCCGCCCCATCTCAACCTCGCTGCCAGGCAAACCCCCCGTCCTGTGACCGTGTCGAGGACCTCGCCAGCCTCCTCTACCTCAATGAGTCCAGCACGCTGCACACGCTGCGCCAGCGCTACGGCGGCAACCTCCTGCACACCTACGCCGGGCCCACCATGGTCATCATCAACCCGCTGAGCTCCCCCTCCATGTACTCCGAGAAGGTGACGCTGCTCTGGGGGCACACCAGAGGGGACACGCAGCTGGCACCGCACAGAGGGGGCAGTGAGGATGGCAGGGTGCTGACCCTTGCCCGtttcccctcgctgtccccacCAGGTGATGCACATGTTCAAGGGGTGCCGCAGGGAGGACACGTCCCCGCACATCTACGCGGTGGCGCAGGTGGCGTACCGCAGCATGCTGATGAGCCGCCAGGACCAGGCCATCGTCCTGCTGGGCGCCAGCGGCAGCGGCAAAACCACCAACTGCCAGCACCTGGTGCAGTACCTCGCCACCATCGCCGGCAGCACCGGCAAGGTGTTCTCTGGTGAGTGCCTCTGTCCTGCCTGCACGCGCCCCTTGCTTTGTCACAGCCCCACGCACGCAGCAGTGGCTGGACACGCGCCATActggctgtcactgtcacaccagTGCCTTTGCTGtgctcctgggggctgctgcagtgcaagggagcagcagcacccgcccagccagctctggccccCTGCccactgcacagcccctgcactgctctgcGTCTTTTCCTGCAGTGGAGAAGTGGCAGGCTCTCTACACCATCCTGGAGGCTTTTGGCAATAGCAGCACTGGCATGAACGGCAACGCCACGCGCTTCTCCCAGATCATCTCCCTGGACTTCGACCAGGCCGGGCAGGTGGCGTCTGCCTCTGTACAGGTGAGGGGACCAGGGCCAGCCCCCAGCAGGGGAGCTAGTCCATCCTTGCCAGCGTGGTTCCCCATGGTTGTGGGATCCAGCCCATCCTCACGGGAatgttgtccagagaagctgtaacTGCCCCATCCCCtgtggcagtgttcaaggccaggttggacagggcttggagcaacctgggataggggaaagtgtccttgcccatggctgGGGTTTGTAACTCGCTgatctttcaggtcccttccaatccaaaccattccatgattctcctGGTGTTTCCTACACTAAAAGCTCTGCCGCAGATCCCCAGCCATGCTTGCAGCActcagcagcctggcatccTGCTCTTGTCCTTGTTCATACCCATCAGATGGGATCCCTTGCTTAGTTAGTCCCAGAATCAGTCCCAAAATGCTGTTTTGAAAACAGCAGAGCTCTTAAAATCCAGGAGATGTACTCCATACTCTTGTAGTAGCATTCACTGAGGAGAGATGTTCATGGGCTGCGTGGGTGATGTTTGCATTCACATGGTGCCCTGCAGTGGTAGGGAGACCCTCACAACTCCATGGGCAGGCAGCAAGGATGAGGCTGGGGTGGGTTGGGGGTCTCAGTGGGAGTGGGGCACTTGGGGACAGTCCCTCACTGTTCCCCCTCTGTCAGAccctgctgctggagaaacTGCGCGTGGCCCGGCACCCGGCCAACGAGGCCACCTTCAATGTCTTCTACTACCTGCTGGCCTGCTCTGACAGCACCCTGAGGTGAGCTGGAGGGGAGGACATGGCCTCCATCTTGGGAGGGGTCTCTGTGACCTCCCCCATGGGGCCAATCGTGGTGTTTATCCCTGCAGGACTGAGCTTCACTTCAACCACCTGGCAGAGAACAATGTCTTCGGCATCGTGCCCCCCTCCAAGGTTGTTGCCATGGGGGGCTGTAGGGGAAGATAGGGGTCTCTGGCCCATTTCACTgcagggggaggcagagctgggctcccAGACCAATGGCTCCTGTTGTTTTCCACAGccagaggaaaagcagaaggCAACCCAGCAGTTCAGCAAGCTCCTGACAGCCATGAAGGTGATGGGCATCTCAGGAGATGAGCAGAAAGCCTTCTGGCTCATCCTGGGGGCCATCTACcatctgggagctgctggggcaacCAAAGGTAACAAGCTGGGAGCCATTAACGAGGGGAGATTTGGGACTGAGGGATGTGAGGGGTTCCAGAGACACCTTGCAAACAGCCTGCAGTGCAGCCAAGCCCTGGGGAGAGGGTGGGAGGCTGTGTCAGCTGAGGGACTGTGCCCTGCCACCCTGAATCCTCTGGGGCACCCAGCTTTTTCCCCATGGTTGGGGTGGTCTCATTAACTGGTGGGGATTGAACATGCCCACACCCTGCCAACCTGGGGGAGTGGGGGCCTGGGTGGGTCGGAGGCAGTTGGGGGGtgtcccccattcccagtgtaACACCTTTCCCTCCATCCTCCTTGCAGAGCCACTGGCAGATGGAGCTGGTAATGGGAGTGgggagggctctgctctggggggTGCCATGCAATGCAGATTTGGGGGCTGAAATGGGGGCTTGGGATGCTGCTGGTGTGCTGGGACCAACCCTGACCCTGGTTGGGTCTTGGCAGCCCCAAAtttgcctgctgctcctgaggagtcccatcccagtcctgTCAGCACCATTGGTGGTGTGggtcagggctgccctggcacacagcactCACCATGGGTGTGAGCCTCCCACAGCACCAGCTTTGCTCTCCATTCCTGGGGATGGCAAATTTGGCTTAGGGGGTGCTCTTCTCCCCCTGTGGCTTTCTCTTTCTGCCTGTGGTGCTGCACGCTGGTGGGAGAGCTGGGCATGTCACCCCAAAATGGGCACCTGGAGCTGGTGGCTGCACCCAGGGGATTTGCAGCCCTGGGGGAAAAGATGATCTGGGGATGAAGAAGGAGAGACCAGAGGGGTCTGGATGCACACTGGGGCGCAGGCTGGCCTGTGGGGTGCTCCTGGGGTGCAGTGCTGGCCCATGGGGTGCTCTCAGGGCACTAGAGGGCAGCAGGGCCCCGCTGCAGCCACCACAGTGAGATGCTCAGGCAACTCTGGAGCCTTTCCATGGAAGCCTGCTATGGGAGAGGATCCCAGATCCTGCTGGGGGGGAGCATTGCTGCTTGGGGTGGGCATGCCAGCCccagtctgtgctgctgctgctgctgaagcctCCCCTGTGCCTCGTGGATGCTGGGAGTGCTCAGAGCTGAGTTACACCAGCCCCACAATCTCCTTGGATCCAAAAGTGGCTCCCAATGCGCTGGGGCAGAGCCGAGCTGCTCCCCAACATTCCCCACGGTGCGGGGGGGCTCAAAGGGAAGGGACCCCCGTGCTGGTCCCGGTTTGTccctgcagcagtgcctggggaggGGCAGGCGTGGCATGTGCGGTGGCGTGGTGGCAGGAGGGTGTCCCCCCCCCGTGCCATCGTGTGCCGTTGTTTCTAACCCGTGTCTCTGTTCGCATGGTGCATGCTGCCCTTTGCAATGCAGACGCCGACGAAGGTAAAGTCCAGTTCTGTTCTGTTCTCTGTGTGTCTCTGGCTTCCCCCTCCCCCGTGCCGCCCTCACCCCGCTtccgtgtccctgtgtgtcaccaTTAACCGGCTCCCACCGCCCCCCAGCgtccgtgtgtctgtctgtgtggcTGTGTCACCCAGCAGGGACATGTCCCCATGTGGGGTGGCTCCGAGCCTCAGAGGTCCCTGGGTAGTGGTGGCAAGGGATCTGTGCTCCACACCAGTGTggctccaggctcagcctgcagcagcacaaagccaTTCACCCATTCTCCTCTTAGACCTCAAACATCTCTGTCTCCTCAAACCCCAAAACGGGTGCTCCCATCATCCCTAACCTACTCTGTGGGTCCCTAAGATCCTCCCAGGCCTGTTTGGAAACGCTCCCCATTTTTAGGGGTGCCCTTCCTGGCCCTGAACCCCCTTTCTCCACCCTTCAGCTGGGAGGAAGCAGTTTGCACGGCACGAGTGGGCTCAGAAAGCCGCctacctgctgggctgcagcctggaggagctctCCTCTGCCATCTTCAAGCACCAGCCCAAGGGCACCCTGCAGCGCTCCACCTCCTTCCGCCAGGGCCCCGACGAGTCTCCCCTGGGGGACAGCGGCACAGGTAGGGTGAGGTGTGGTGGGGACAGCGGGTGTCCCCAAGGGATGCCgggctggggacactcaggCTTGCTTTGGGCAGGTCCCAAGCTGACGGCGCTGGAGTGCCTGGAGGGCATGGCAGCTGGCTTGTACTCCGAGCTCTTCACACTCCTCATCTCCCTCCTCAACAGGTACGTGCTGGGGGGCCAGCAGGAGAGTGGGggtgcctggctgtgcccactgACCCCactgtgtccctctgtgctcCCCCCAGGGCGCTGAAGTCGAGCCAGCACTCGGTGTGCTCCGTGACAGTGGTGGACACCCCTGGGGCACAGAACCCCAAGCTGGCAGGGCAAAGCCGGGGTGCCACCTTCGAGGAGCTGTGCCACAACTACGCCCAGGAGCgcctgcagcagctcttccaCCAGCGCACCTTCGCCCGCGAGCTGGAGCGATACAAGGAGGtaccagggacaccagggctgcCATGGCCTCCTCCACTCCTGCCCTCCCATAGCCACGTGAACATCTCCTATGTGTCCCCCCTGATTTCTTATGCAGTGGTCATTGTGGACCAGTGCAACCAAAGCTCAGTCTCCAGGGCTGTCCAcaggagggctgggctgggaggtggTGGAGTTAGCACTCTGCATCACTCTAAACCTCATCAAGACCAGCACCCTGATGGGCTCATGCTCCCTCTCACTGCTACTCTGCAGTGTGGGTGCTCACCTGCCTCTGTTGCTCTGTTCCCCCTCACCAGGAGAACATAGAGCTCGCCCTGGCTGATGCTGagcccagctcctctggctccATAGCTGCTGTGGACCAGTCCTCACACCAGGCACTGGTAAGCACTTTTCActcttccttccagccacaTCATGGCAGCAGATGGGCACCTTTTTGGCATTTTGGTGGtagaggggaaggaaaggggctGATGGCCATGAGAGCATGGGCGCAAGTTTGTGTGTGCAGCCCACATCTTAGGCAGGGGGCCTGGATATTTCTGGGGTGTTCCAGGTTTCAAAGTGCTCTGGTCCCCAAGGTGCTCATGTTCCTAGTGTCCATGGGTCCCCATGGTTCTCCAGTCCCTGGGGTCTTCCAGTCCCTTCTGGAGGAGGCTGCTGGCACCATCCCTGTGCTGGGtttcagcccagcactgcattTCCCACCTCAGTGAGATGTGCTGCCAGAGTGTCCCATATGGACCCTTTCCCTTCTGGGTCTTCACTAATCAGGAGCCCTCTCCCACGGTGTGACATTGTGTGCTCCCTGGGtggccttggtgccctgtgtcaccccgtgtccctgccttgggggACCCTGGTGTGCTGGGGTGGCTGCCAGCGTGGTGACCCTGCAGGTCCGGTCTCTGGCCCGCACGGACGAGGCGCGGGGGCTGCTGTGGCTTCTGGAGGAGGAGGCTCTGCAGCCGGGGGGCAACGAGGACACCTTGCTGGAGCGGCTCTTCTCCTACTACGGCCCCCAGGAAGGGGGTAAAGAAGGTATGGAGGGGGGCCTGGAACCATGGGGATGTGTCCACTAGACCAGAAACAAGCTCTccagtggaagatgtccctgcccatggcagggagctggAATGGGATGATCTTTAGGGTGCCTTCCAACCCCAGCCATTCTGGGGTTCTGTGACATGCCCCAGTGAAACACtggtccccagggctgtgcccactggTGCTGTGTTTCCCTGTAGGGCACAACCCGCTGCTCCCCAGTGACAAACCCCGACACTTCCTCCTGGGACACAGCTCGGGGACCAACTGGGTGGAGTACGACGCTACGGGATGGCTCAACTACGTCAAGCACAACCCGGCCTCCCAAAACGCCTCTTCCCTGCTGCAAGAGTCCCAGAAGTGAGCAGGGCCCTGGGGTGGGAGCGTGGCAGGGGGCAGAGGTGACCCTGGGGGGTGACGTGCCCTCCGTGCCCTGCAGGAAGGTGATCAGCAGCCTGTTTGCGGGGCGCGGCGGCTCGGCGCTCGTGCTGTCGGGCTCGGTGGCGGGGCTGGAGGGCGGCTCCCAGCTGGCCCTGCGCCGCGCCACCAGCATGCGCAAGACCTTCACCACCGGCGTGGCCGCCGTCAAGAAGAAATCCCTCTGCATCCAGATCAAGCTGCAAGTGGTGAGTGAGGGGGTACCAAGGGGGATCCCCACATCTGGCTGGGGCACCTGGCTGGGGCACCGCCGCAGGTCACCGCTCACCCCGCTCTGCCGCACCCGCAGGACGCCCTCATCGACAGCATCAAGAAGTCCAAGCTGCACTTTGTGCACTGCTTCCTGCCCAAGGCGGGGGCTGGTGGGGACCCCCAGGCCGTGCTGTGCCGGCGGGTGAGCAGCAGCGAGCTGGAGCTGCCGGCAGAGCACTGCGAGGCCGGGCTGATGCAGCTGGACGTGCCCCTGCTGCGCGCCCAGCTCCGCGGCTCCCGCCTGCTCGACGCCCTCCGCATGTACCGCCAAGGTGagccctgccaccagcaccagggCGTGGAGGCCCCAGCTGCGCCTTCTCACTGGAGAGCCAGAGACCCCCAGGAGTCCCTTCAGCGTGTGCCCTTGCTCTGAACTCTGGAGCCTCTCCCCAGGGTGgtcccatccctgttcccccTCCCCTGCTGGGCTGTTATCTGCACTGGGGACAGGCATGGCCTTAATTGGGTGTCTCCCCTGGTGCCGCTGGTTCCTGGCAGCAATCCCATTGGCAtccagcccctgtcccactgGAACGAGAgcctctgggctgtgctcagcaaagcATTTATCGATACATTGGCTGGCCAGCCACCCGGCCGAGGGTTTATCGCTTGGAGGCCGAACCCTTCCTTGCCTTGATTGGAAATCGATGCCACCTGCACACCTCCTGGATCGATGGCCGTGGCCAGCCGCCCGTGCCGGGGTCAATGTTCCCATCAATACCTCATCGTTAATTAAGATATGGAGGCTCAGTGCTGGAGCCTGATGCAGGAGTTGGCTGTGGCTCAGAGTGGAGCCAGAGCAGAACTTGCACAGGCAACGCGTGTCGCTGTTCTCCCCCCGAGGAGGGATCTGGCCGCTTTCTCCTCAGATCCCAGCCAAAACTGCTGGAGGATGCAGCCAAGGAAAGCCTCATGGGGAGGCTGAGGGCATTCCAGCTATGCCTGACCCCATGGGGAGCTTGTGTCACGTAGGGCAACCCTGTCAGCTCTCCCAAAACATGAGCCCCAGCATGTCAGGGCACGTGGGGCTGTCCCTGGCCATCCCCTGGGCATCCACACAGCCCCACTCTCCCCTGCTTCCCCAGGTTACCCTGACCACATGGTGTTTGCGGAGTTCAGGCGGCGCTTTGATGTCCTGGCCCCACACCTGACCAAAAAGCACGGGCGCAACTACATCGTGGTGGATGAGAAGCGGGTACGTGCCCCATGTCAGAGTCACTGCTGTGGTCCAGGGTCCCCTGCACCTCAAAGGGCCTGGCCCTGACacctttccctccctgcaggcagtgGAGGAGCTCCTGGAATCGCTGGACCTGGAGAAGAGCAGCTACCACATGGGCTTGAGCCGGGTATGGTGCCCGACACCACCGGGTGTGGgtgtgggcagggctgtgcgTCATGGCACGGTGGGACAGCAAAAGGGCAGCACTGTTCACTCCCACCCACGGCATTCCTCATGCCTGGGGAATAAAACCCCACAATGGGACAGGACCAGCGGCCGTGGAGGGGAGAGACACATCCCCACCAGCGGGAGGGTGGCACGGTGTGGCCGGAGGGATGCCGGCACCCATCGCTgtcctgctcccctcccacAGGTGTTTTTCCGGGCTGGATcgctggccaggctggaggagcagcGGGACGCGCAGACCAGCAGGAACATCACCCTTTTCCAGGCGGCGTGCAGGGGCttcctggcacggcagcacttcAAGAAGAGAAAGGTTCGTCCCAGCGGCTCTCCCCTCCCCGCTCTGCTGCACAATTTCGCCTAAAATGGGCAGTGCAGCCTTTCTGCGCC from Zonotrichia albicollis isolate bZonAlb1 chromosome 22, bZonAlb1.hap1, whole genome shotgun sequence includes:
- the MYO18A gene encoding unconventional myosin-XVIIIa isoform X20, translated to MQGHGLSDALSTEFFPHAVSLRVEWSLFVGQGGHHCSLPWDPLWGCSLVGKGAVVIIAIPSAGLWPGAVLHGRAEPQTAVEAGPPLTPFSLWLQSESPKDAASAPPKAEPPKAEPPKPEPVKSPEPAKSPEPPPGRGKSPEPVLNGAAENGLEGAAPEAQGDDGQGLSRRKVVRVVRKVVRKVLPGEDAGTAKEPGRDAKSPEPVPPPRKEEGGRAAVPAPPAPPPPPAVLPAAPAKPEPRDEISEGLKTLMAKGKTKEHRPRLRPGDRQEKPREPAGGDTKLSPSPGAEAKPEPPVQLSGGKAEPAKASAQKPTALERHKKLQTSEKRQTPVKNAPAAPQQAAPGPASPGPASPGPASVLSPSEEAQLRLERIFTTSVTPELDPAASASAPSQVLYPRPQEPSASTSDPLPSSVCLWAGVCARASCWSGPADDAPAAPLGPVPAAAQAKTEEQIAAEEAWYETEKVWLVHRDGFSLGSQLRPEAGSPLPEGKVKVKLDHDGAVLEVEEDDVEKANPPSCDRVEDLASLLYLNESSTLHTLRQRYGGNLLHTYAGPTMVIINPLSSPSMYSEKVMHMFKGCRREDTSPHIYAVAQVAYRSMLMSRQDQAIVLLGASGSGKTTNCQHLVQYLATIAGSTGKVFSVEKWQALYTILEAFGNSSTGMNGNATRFSQIISLDFDQAGQVASASVQTLLLEKLRVARHPANEATFNVFYYLLACSDSTLRTELHFNHLAENNVFGIVPPSKPEEKQKATQQFSKLLTAMKVMGISGDEQKAFWLILGAIYHLGAAGATKEPLADGADADEAGRKQFARHEWAQKAAYLLGCSLEELSSAIFKHQPKGTLQRSTSFRQGPDESPLGDSGTGPKLTALECLEGMAAGLYSELFTLLISLLNRALKSSQHSVCSVTVVDTPGAQNPKLAGQSRGATFEELCHNYAQERLQQLFHQRTFARELERYKEENIELALADAEPSSSGSIAAVDQSSHQALVRSLARTDEARGLLWLLEEEALQPGGNEDTLLERLFSYYGPQEGGKEGHNPLLPSDKPRHFLLGHSSGTNWVEYDATGWLNYVKHNPASQNASSLLQESQKKVISSLFAGRGGSALVLSGSVAGLEGGSQLALRRATSMRKTFTTGVAAVKKKSLCIQIKLQVDALIDSIKKSKLHFVHCFLPKAGAGGDPQAVLCRRVSSSELELPAEHCEAGLMQLDVPLLRAQLRGSRLLDALRMYRQGYPDHMVFAEFRRRFDVLAPHLTKKHGRNYIVVDEKRAVEELLESLDLEKSSYHMGLSRVFFRAGSLARLEEQRDAQTSRNITLFQAACRGFLARQHFKKRKIQDLAIRCVQKNIKKNKGVKDWPWWKLFTTVRPLIEVQLTEDQIRGKDEEIQQLKSKLEKVEKERNELRLNSDRLESRITELTSELTDERNTGESASQLLDAETAERLRAEKEMKDLQAKYDALKKQMESMEMEVMEARLIRAAELNGELDDDDSGGEWRLKYERAVREIDFTKKRLQQELEDKLEVEQQGKRQLERKLADLQADSEESQRALQQLKKKCQRLAAELQDTKLHLEGQQGRNHDLEKKQRRFDSELSQAHEEAQRERLQREKLSREKDVLVAEVFGLKQLLEDRDSDIAGLTQKAEALEAELQDISSQESKDEASLAKVKKQLRDLEAKVKDQEEELDEQAGTIQMLEQAKLRLEMEMERLRQTHAKEVESRDEEVEEIRQSCQKKLKQMEVQLEEEYEDKQKVLREKRELESKLSAVSEQANQRDFETEKRLRRDLKRTKALLADAQIMLDHLKNNAPSKREITQLKNQLEESEFTCAAAVKARKSMEVEIEDLHLQIDDLAKAKGALEEQLSRLQREKNEVQSRLEEDQEDMNELMKKHKAAVAQASRDLAQMNDLQAQLEEVSKEKQELQEKLQGLQSQLEFLEQSMVDKSLVSRQEAKIRELETRLEFERTQVKRLESLATRLKENMEKLTEERDQRAAAENREKEQNKRLQRQLRDVKEEMGELAKKEAEASRKKHELEMDLESLEAANQSLQSDLKLAFKRIGDLQAAIEDEMESDSNEDLINSDGDSDVDSELEERVDGVKSWLSKNKGSSKTLSDDGSLKGSSPTSSRHTFTYDRWDDEQDAGDSTRRSSRSSPSASEAESRAAETPA